Proteins from a genomic interval of Chroococcidiopsis thermalis PCC 7203:
- a CDS encoding methyl-accepting chemotaxis protein: MTSSTNHEQQYQQAQTAYIQGNYEEAATFVDRLIEDFPADPNSRLLRGHIYCVLRQYEIAREQYQTVLQLTQDPELIDCAKNGLESVKQYESSEQYSNGRMPASEIENTFLLGADAAEPPDYYATEQSSYSDSPKSFSHQFDSPFSQSHLDSTNVTSSSNSSMPFGNPFVWNQPESNLSEDSNLESSLPDLSQHELSHPHNSDLSHFQIEREFSERYDLDTENNNVSRSERNSIEEFELPESASELLDSGLLSSPLSGSASSLSSADSHGELSDRASNKAEVAQLASSMPNLQADDTGDRQLSANSGGLVGQFEQAPLAKKQWLTASTVGITSALVVTAAGFGGSMLLKGENQRAVQGTGIAMALVAGATSFASSRFMGRLTLKQIQHTTMDLRGQFNTVRTGNLDARATVYSQDEFGLLASEFNDMLQGIAQITTETQRKAQEQEQAKEELQRQVIRLLDDVEGAARGDLTVQAEVTADVLGAVADSFNLTIQNLREIVGQVKLAARQVSQGSADNETFARALSQDALRQAEELAVTLNSVQVLTDAIQRVAESAREAESVARSASDTAQKGGEAVERTVAGILEIRQTVAETTRKVKRLAESSQEISKIVALISQIASRTNMLALNASIEAARAGEAGRGFAIVADEVRQLADRVAKALKEIEQIVRQIQSETGSVMTAMEEGTQQVIQGTKLAEQAKRSLEDIVQVSNRIDALVGSITADTVQQTETSRAVAAVVQSVELTAQETSQEAQRVSGSLQNLVQVAGELQTSVERFRV; encoded by the coding sequence ATGACATCAAGTACTAATCACGAGCAGCAATATCAACAAGCTCAAACAGCCTATATTCAAGGTAACTATGAGGAAGCGGCTACTTTTGTCGATCGATTGATCGAAGACTTTCCTGCCGATCCTAATAGTCGCCTCCTACGAGGTCACATTTACTGCGTTCTTCGGCAGTACGAAATTGCTAGAGAACAATATCAAACTGTATTACAACTGACACAAGATCCAGAATTGATTGATTGTGCGAAAAACGGCTTGGAGTCAGTTAAACAGTACGAAAGTTCAGAGCAGTATAGTAATGGCAGGATGCCAGCGTCAGAAATTGAAAATACTTTCTTATTGGGAGCTGACGCTGCCGAACCGCCGGACTACTATGCTACAGAGCAGTCGTCATATTCAGATTCTCCAAAGTCTTTTTCGCATCAATTTGATAGTCCGTTTTCCCAATCGCATCTTGACAGTACAAATGTTACCAGCAGTAGCAATTCTTCTATGCCTTTTGGCAATCCTTTTGTCTGGAATCAGCCAGAAAGTAATCTATCAGAAGATAGCAATTTAGAGTCGAGCCTACCAGATTTGAGCCAGCACGAGCTTTCTCATCCTCACAATTCAGACTTGTCTCACTTTCAAATCGAGCGCGAGTTTTCCGAGCGCTACGATCTTGACACCGAAAACAACAATGTTAGTCGCTCCGAGCGCAATTCAATCGAGGAGTTTGAACTTCCAGAGTCGGCTTCTGAATTGCTAGATTCTGGATTGTTATCTTCTCCTCTATCAGGAAGTGCCTCATCCTTATCGTCTGCGGACAGTCACGGCGAATTGAGCGATCGCGCCAGCAACAAGGCAGAAGTAGCTCAATTGGCATCGTCCATGCCCAATTTGCAAGCAGATGATACAGGCGATCGTCAATTATCTGCCAACAGTGGCGGCTTGGTAGGACAGTTCGAGCAAGCTCCTCTGGCGAAAAAGCAATGGCTTACGGCAAGCACTGTTGGTATTACCTCTGCTCTAGTCGTCACTGCTGCTGGCTTTGGCGGATCGATGCTGCTCAAAGGTGAAAACCAGCGTGCAGTCCAAGGTACGGGTATAGCTATGGCTCTGGTTGCTGGAGCTACAAGTTTTGCTAGCTCGCGCTTCATGGGACGACTGACGCTCAAACAAATTCAACACACCACAATGGATCTGCGCGGACAATTTAATACCGTGCGGACGGGCAATCTCGATGCTAGAGCTACAGTTTATTCTCAAGATGAGTTTGGACTGTTAGCTTCTGAGTTTAACGATATGCTACAAGGCATTGCTCAAATTACTACAGAAACGCAGCGCAAAGCACAAGAACAAGAACAGGCTAAAGAAGAATTACAACGGCAGGTGATCCGGCTACTAGACGACGTAGAAGGTGCGGCAAGGGGAGACTTAACTGTACAGGCTGAAGTCACTGCTGACGTTTTAGGAGCGGTTGCCGACTCGTTTAACTTAACAATTCAAAATCTGCGAGAGATCGTCGGACAAGTAAAACTAGCAGCTCGACAGGTCAGTCAAGGATCTGCCGACAACGAAACATTTGCCCGGGCGCTGTCCCAAGACGCTTTGCGTCAAGCTGAAGAGCTAGCAGTTACGCTTAATTCTGTACAAGTGCTAACAGACGCAATTCAACGTGTAGCAGAATCGGCGAGAGAGGCTGAATCTGTAGCGCGTTCTGCTTCCGACACCGCTCAAAAAGGCGGTGAGGCAGTAGAAAGAACAGTAGCAGGTATTTTAGAAATTCGGCAGACGGTAGCGGAAACCACTCGCAAGGTAAAGCGGCTGGCAGAATCCTCGCAAGAAATTTCTAAGATTGTGGCACTGATCTCTCAAATCGCTTCGCGGACGAATATGTTGGCACTTAACGCCAGTATTGAAGCAGCAAGAGCTGGAGAAGCAGGTCGAGGCTTCGCCATTGTTGCGGATGAGGTACGTCAGCTAGCAGATAGAGTTGCCAAGGCGTTGAAAGAAATCGAACAGATCGTGAGGCAAATTCAAAGCGAGACGGGTTCGGTAATGACAGCGATGGAAGAGGGAACTCAACAGGTTATTCAAGGAACGAAACTAGCCGAGCAAGCTAAGCGATCGCTGGAAGACATCGTGCAAGTATCCAATCGTATTGATGCTTTGGTTGGTTCGATCACTGCTGACACCGTACAACAAACAGAAACCTCTCGCGCCGTGGCAGCTGTGGTACAGTCAGTAGAGTTAACAGCACAAGAAACCTCTCAGGAAGCTCAGCGAGTTTCTGGCTCTCTGCAAAACCTCGTGCAGGTAGCAGGAGAACTACAGACTTCAGTAGAACGCTTCCGAGTGTAG
- a CDS encoding chemotaxis protein CheW, with amino-acid sequence MVDLDLSMGADQVQVASEFQQLEIREGELHLRFFVTPTQELALPAIIVREVISAPLDRITPIPNISSLLLGTINLRGRVIWVADLSQILGESTALNTERPEIPVIAVEEQEILLGLAVDRIVGMEWLSAEKVQQPTQVANSMAPFVRGEWILDEDTHQRLRLLDHKAIISSELWAA; translated from the coding sequence ATGGTAGATCTGGACTTGTCAATGGGTGCTGACCAAGTTCAAGTTGCGTCAGAATTTCAGCAATTAGAGATTCGGGAAGGAGAACTACACCTACGCTTTTTTGTCACACCCACTCAAGAGCTGGCATTGCCAGCAATTATTGTTCGGGAGGTCATCTCAGCTCCTCTCGATCGCATTACACCAATTCCCAATATATCCAGCTTACTCTTGGGCACGATCAACTTACGCGGACGAGTGATCTGGGTAGCTGACCTCAGCCAAATTTTGGGAGAATCAACAGCCTTAAACACAGAGCGACCAGAAATTCCGGTAATTGCCGTAGAAGAGCAAGAAATACTCTTAGGGTTGGCAGTCGATCGCATTGTCGGGATGGAATGGCTGAGTGCGGAAAAAGTACAGCAGCCTACTCAAGTTGCAAACAGTATGGCTCCCTTTGTCCGTGGTGAGTGGATTTTAGATGAAGATACCCATCAGCGTCTTCGACTGCTAGATCACAAGGCAATTATATCGAGCGAACTTTGGGCAGCATGA
- a CDS encoding response regulator transcription factor, with protein sequence MSTVLVVEDSPTQREIIIDLLQGSGLTVMIATDGMEALQHMQEASCPDLVVLDIVMPRMNGYEVCRKLKTDPKTQNVPVVMCSSKGEEFDRYWGMKQGADAYIVKPFQPKELLATVKQLLRGQG encoded by the coding sequence ATGAGTACAGTGCTGGTCGTGGAAGATAGTCCTACTCAAAGAGAGATTATTATCGATCTTCTTCAGGGGAGTGGGTTGACGGTGATGATAGCCACTGATGGTATGGAGGCTTTACAGCATATGCAAGAAGCTTCTTGTCCCGATTTAGTGGTGTTAGATATTGTCATGCCTAGAATGAATGGTTACGAGGTTTGTCGCAAGCTGAAAACCGATCCAAAAACTCAAAATGTCCCAGTGGTAATGTGTTCCTCCAAAGGCGAGGAATTCGATCGCTACTGGGGAATGAAACAGGGTGCAGACGCTTACATTGTCAAACCATTTCAACCAAAAGAATTACTGGCAACAGTTAAACAATTACTGCGAGGGCAAGGGTGA
- a CDS encoding response regulator, with protein sequence MQGNLSEIDIRSILQLIELGQQTGELFVEAYSPSSNVNHADPNFALRYRSSYPRSQCWFIFFLNGQIVYATDGDRSLSRLRDYLRHYRIEIDLEQITTSTFAANTTLEYAYLWTLLEDRVLTPAQARNIIHGIVHETLFDLLSLHQGLFIFKRGAALSPHLTILASTSLATKIVHQVQAWKQLYPQIQSPDRCLTIANLKGLRQGLPAATANRLETWIDGKTSLRQLARYLNRDILTVGKAVYPCVKHGWIQIHTPKITGITTDNPHLSSGIKTLTITCIDDAIAICQTVETILQQQGFTVMSCSDPLQAFSLLFHQPPDLILCDIVMPTLDGYELCAMLRCSNAFRQTPIVMLTGKDGFIDRVKARTVGATDYLTKPFTDSELLMLVEKSLPKKGVKTTHKS encoded by the coding sequence ATGCAGGGTAACTTAAGTGAAATTGATATTCGCAGTATTTTACAACTCATTGAATTAGGACAGCAAACGGGGGAATTGTTTGTTGAAGCCTACAGTCCTTCTAGTAACGTGAATCACGCAGATCCGAACTTTGCTTTGCGTTACAGGAGTTCGTACCCGCGATCGCAGTGTTGGTTTATCTTTTTTCTCAACGGTCAAATCGTCTATGCCACAGATGGCGATCGCAGTTTATCTCGTCTACGCGATTATCTACGACACTATCGAATCGAGATCGACCTAGAGCAAATTACAACTTCCACGTTCGCAGCTAATACCACCCTAGAGTATGCCTATCTTTGGACATTGCTAGAAGATCGCGTTCTCACCCCGGCTCAAGCTCGTAACATCATCCACGGCATTGTGCATGAAACCCTGTTCGATCTACTAAGTTTGCATCAAGGTTTGTTTATTTTCAAGCGAGGAGCTGCCCTATCACCGCACTTGACGATTTTAGCCAGTACTTCTTTAGCAACCAAGATCGTACATCAGGTACAGGCATGGAAGCAGTTATATCCTCAGATTCAATCTCCCGATCGCTGTTTGACGATCGCCAATCTCAAAGGATTACGTCAAGGCTTGCCAGCAGCAACCGCCAATCGACTAGAGACTTGGATAGATGGTAAAACTTCTCTCCGCCAACTAGCACGCTATCTCAATCGAGATATTTTAACGGTAGGCAAGGCGGTTTATCCTTGCGTGAAACACGGTTGGATACAAATTCACACGCCAAAAATAACTGGGATAACAACTGATAATCCTCATTTGTCTTCTGGTATCAAAACGCTAACAATCACATGCATCGACGATGCGATCGCTATTTGCCAAACTGTAGAAACTATCCTACAGCAGCAAGGATTTACAGTCATGAGCTGTAGCGATCCGCTTCAGGCATTTAGTCTGCTGTTTCACCAGCCACCAGATTTAATTCTGTGCGATATTGTCATGCCCACACTAGATGGCTACGAGCTATGTGCCATGCTGCGCTGCTCCAATGCCTTTCGGCAAACGCCGATTGTCATGCTAACAGGTAAGGATGGATTTATCGATCGCGTCAAAGCTAGAACGGTAGGCGCAACCGACTATCTCACTAAACCTTTCACCGATAGCGAGTTATTGATGCTAGTAGAAAAATCCCTGCCTAAGAAAGGTGTGAAGACAACTCACAAGTCATAA
- the hmpF gene encoding pilus motility taxis protein HmpF: MLYLAEVQKQKAFMGLKTEIKLLAFQRADQSWSSVQGEEIVAAEEANNLNAGALILADLNANRQVQRIQEAGRPLVSILSGFSRQIEKAKLQEEEIEQWKESLTFQRDEMSRRHEEMEVRLEELEHIEEEYRRLQSSQSAGLDETTVSQVEELLERLSQGLPPTTAVRQELSLVLELVETQQATLIPHWQKLEQQKQGIDQQQLEVDSQTQRLQQGQQQWWESQKSLEQRKVKLQAQAMVLQAKQEYAQTLNAHQRHQEDLHQQLNRLIQPVDDFLFSQQVDSAALEQMPLDQLQQVLQDLRRDWENACRFVHEQEEELRANQQAIDEIKGRLSRAASDGERANIEAELKDEQDSYEFLLQTLMGQRQNLQDRKETLRQHQTVLWRRRGIPVGNREEDYKLDLDPLLSQIQLQKQQQSLILQQLEKEIEQMRSGFDLEQGMLDQQVQEQERRWQELQTWQQELLSLRSLAADCSGRINLYEEILRPVQDSLDGLRQKLQGVAGILSIEASEPPQAAIAQIRAKITRNS, encoded by the coding sequence GTGCTGTATTTAGCAGAAGTACAAAAGCAAAAAGCTTTTATGGGTCTGAAGACAGAAATCAAGCTGCTGGCATTTCAAAGAGCCGACCAGAGTTGGTCTTCTGTACAGGGAGAAGAGATTGTTGCAGCTGAGGAAGCAAACAATCTCAATGCTGGAGCGCTGATACTAGCTGACTTAAATGCCAATCGACAAGTACAACGCATTCAAGAAGCAGGGCGACCTTTAGTTAGCATCTTAAGTGGGTTCTCCCGACAAATCGAAAAAGCGAAGCTTCAGGAAGAAGAAATCGAGCAGTGGAAGGAATCTCTCACCTTTCAAAGAGATGAGATGTCCCGCCGCCACGAAGAAATGGAAGTACGCTTGGAAGAGTTGGAACACATTGAGGAGGAATATAGGCGATTACAGAGCAGCCAGTCGGCAGGATTGGACGAAACAACTGTTAGCCAAGTTGAAGAATTGCTCGAACGCTTATCTCAAGGCTTACCACCGACTACAGCAGTAAGGCAAGAACTAAGCTTGGTTCTAGAATTGGTAGAGACCCAGCAAGCAACCTTGATTCCACATTGGCAGAAACTAGAACAGCAAAAGCAAGGGATCGACCAGCAGCAGTTAGAAGTCGATAGCCAAACTCAGAGGTTACAGCAAGGTCAACAGCAGTGGTGGGAATCACAAAAATCTCTAGAACAGCGAAAAGTCAAACTACAAGCGCAAGCGATGGTGCTGCAAGCCAAGCAAGAATACGCTCAAACCCTCAACGCACATCAACGACATCAAGAAGATTTACATCAGCAACTGAATCGTTTGATCCAACCGGTAGATGATTTTCTCTTTAGCCAGCAAGTTGATTCTGCCGCATTGGAACAAATGCCTTTAGATCAACTGCAACAAGTGCTACAAGATTTGCGGCGAGATTGGGAGAATGCTTGTCGGTTCGTTCACGAGCAAGAAGAGGAACTAAGAGCTAATCAACAGGCAATTGACGAAATTAAGGGGCGCTTGAGCCGAGCTGCCAGCGACGGGGAACGGGCGAATATAGAAGCAGAACTAAAAGACGAACAAGACAGTTATGAATTTTTGCTGCAAACCTTGATGGGTCAACGCCAAAATTTACAAGATCGCAAAGAAACTTTACGACAACACCAAACTGTTTTGTGGAGACGGCGGGGAATTCCAGTTGGCAATCGAGAAGAAGATTACAAATTAGATTTAGATCCGCTATTAAGTCAAATTCAGTTGCAAAAACAACAGCAATCCCTAATACTGCAACAGCTAGAAAAGGAAATCGAGCAGATGCGCTCTGGATTTGACTTAGAGCAGGGAATGCTCGACCAGCAGGTGCAGGAACAAGAAAGACGGTGGCAGGAATTACAGACCTGGCAGCAAGAGTTGCTATCTTTGCGATCGCTTGCTGCCGATTGTAGCGGTAGGATAAATCTTTATGAAGAAATCCTCAGACCAGTACAAGATAGTTTGGATGGACTGCGACAGAAATTACAAGGAGTGGCGGGCATACTGAGCATAGAAGCTAGCGAACCACCACAAGCAGCGATCGCTCAAATTCGCGCCAAAATTACGAGAAACTCATAA
- the tilS gene encoding tRNA lysidine(34) synthetase TilS: MSRANWTPLHARLHRTLRSRHLLEKHQRLLVAVSGGQDSLCLVQLLLDLQPKWEWQLGIAHCDHRWRSDSQANADFVARLAQRWKVPFYCHTAEQPLLNEAAARQWRYQALAAIAQTHNYPYIATGHTASDRAETLLYNLIRGSGADGLQALTWQRPLHVGTQSYAPLLVRPLLEVTRTETAQFCQERQLQVWEDTTNLDLKYARNRIRQELLPYIQTHFNSQVELTLAQTAELLQAEVEYLERAADELRQLAVDWEDTGIRGQGDKEAREQRGTEAEGQRNNPKSKIQNLKFPNSRTPVCSTGDTPARNWLLPTPDSLIKIDRRILQTAHIALQRRVMRQILQQTLRCSPNFEQIEKLMALIAAPNGTQTDPFPGGAIATVDKDWIWLK, translated from the coding sequence ATGAGTCGTGCTAACTGGACTCCGCTTCACGCCCGCCTACATCGTACTCTGCGATCGCGTCATCTCCTAGAGAAGCATCAGCGATTGCTCGTAGCTGTATCTGGCGGGCAAGATTCCTTATGCCTCGTTCAGTTACTTTTAGATTTACAACCCAAGTGGGAATGGCAATTAGGCATCGCTCACTGCGATCACCGATGGCGTTCTGACTCTCAGGCTAACGCTGACTTTGTGGCGCGACTAGCTCAACGTTGGAAAGTCCCATTTTATTGTCATACAGCCGAGCAGCCTCTACTCAATGAAGCAGCCGCACGACAATGGCGCTATCAAGCTCTAGCGGCGATCGCCCAAACGCATAATTACCCGTATATCGCTACGGGACACACAGCCAGCGATCGCGCCGAAACCTTACTATACAACTTAATTCGCGGCAGTGGCGCAGATGGCTTGCAAGCTCTAACTTGGCAACGCCCTCTTCATGTAGGGACACAAAGCTATGCGCCCCTACTGGTGCGTCCCCTGTTAGAAGTTACGCGAACTGAAACCGCTCAATTTTGCCAAGAGCGGCAACTTCAGGTATGGGAAGATACAACTAACCTGGATCTTAAATATGCCCGTAACCGCATCCGACAAGAATTGTTGCCCTACATCCAAACCCACTTCAACTCGCAAGTAGAGCTAACCCTAGCTCAAACTGCAGAGCTTTTACAAGCAGAAGTCGAATATCTCGAACGAGCAGCCGATGAGTTGCGACAGCTTGCTGTCGATTGGGAAGACACAGGGATAAGGGGACAGGGGGACAAGGAAGCAAGGGAGCAGAGGGGCACAGAGGCAGAGGGGCAGAGGAACAATCCGAAATCCAAAATCCAAAATCTAAAATTTCCCAACTCCCGAACGCCAGTTTGCTCAACGGGGGACACCCCCGCACGCAACTGGCTCCTCCCGACTCCCGACTCCCTCATAAAAATCGACCGCCGCATTTTACAAACAGCCCACATCGCTCTACAACGGCGCGTGATGCGGCAGATTTTGCAGCAAACTTTACGTTGCTCCCCCAACTTCGAGCAGATTGAAAAACTCATGGCTTTGATTGCTGCTCCAAATGGAACGCAAACAGATCCTTTTCCTGGCGGGGCGATCGCCACAGTAGACAAAGATTGGATTTGGTTAAAGTAA
- the ccsB gene encoding c-type cytochrome biogenesis protein CcsB, whose amino-acid sequence MNLVLLQNWLDNASFAVLFLTMLVYWVGAAFPGLRFLPTLGTAGMAIANLCIATLLGARWLEAGYFPISNLYESLFFLAWGVTAVHLIAESSSRSRLVGVFTAPVAMGIAAFAALTLPSDMQTSAPLVPALKSNWLMMHVSVMMLSYAALLVGSLLAIAFLVVSGGKEIELHGSSVGTGGYRQNGYRLQRNTDLTQLSPAVAADASNPLVLETNGNGKTAVLNVVISSTPGSGTGGFNKIFGSSSQGSSDKPAPTTADSLTLSPQRLSLAETLDNISYRTIGLGFPLLTIGIIAGAVWANEAWGSYWSWDPKETWALIAWLVFAAYLHARITRGWQGRRPAILAATGFVIVWVCYLGVNLLGKGLHSYGWFF is encoded by the coding sequence ATGAATTTGGTTTTACTCCAGAATTGGCTGGACAATGCCTCGTTTGCCGTCCTATTTCTGACAATGTTAGTCTATTGGGTTGGAGCGGCTTTTCCAGGGCTGCGCTTTCTCCCAACTTTAGGTACGGCGGGAATGGCGATCGCCAATTTATGTATTGCTACTCTGTTGGGAGCAAGATGGCTAGAAGCTGGGTACTTTCCGATTAGCAATCTGTATGAATCTTTATTTTTCCTTGCCTGGGGAGTAACTGCGGTTCATCTGATCGCGGAAAGTAGCAGCCGTAGCCGTCTGGTCGGAGTTTTCACCGCTCCTGTTGCTATGGGTATCGCTGCTTTTGCAGCTTTGACTTTACCATCAGATATGCAGACCTCTGCTCCCCTCGTACCTGCCCTCAAGTCTAATTGGTTAATGATGCACGTTAGCGTCATGATGCTGAGTTATGCTGCTTTACTTGTGGGTTCTCTGCTAGCGATCGCCTTTTTAGTTGTCTCTGGTGGCAAGGAAATTGAATTACATGGTAGCTCTGTTGGCACTGGAGGTTATCGACAAAACGGCTATCGCCTCCAGCGCAATACCGATTTAACTCAACTCTCTCCAGCAGTTGCTGCCGATGCTTCTAATCCTTTAGTGCTAGAAACTAATGGAAACGGTAAAACTGCTGTTCTCAATGTTGTGATATCCTCTACTCCCGGCTCCGGTACGGGCGGGTTTAACAAAATTTTTGGCTCCTCGTCTCAAGGTAGCTCCGACAAACCCGCACCTACAACTGCCGACTCCCTCACACTCTCTCCCCAACGCCTCAGCCTTGCCGAAACCTTAGACAACATTAGCTATCGCACCATTGGACTCGGCTTTCCCTTACTAACAATCGGTATCATTGCTGGTGCAGTTTGGGCTAACGAGGCTTGGGGTTCTTACTGGAGTTGGGACCCGAAAGAGACATGGGCGTTGATTGCTTGGTTAGTATTTGCTGCCTATCTTCACGCCCGTATTACCCGTGGTTGGCAAGGTCGTCGCCCAGCCATTCTAGCTGCAACTGGCTTCGTTATCGTTTGGGTTTGCTATCTGGGTGTAAATCTTTTAGGTAAAGGTTTGCATTCTTACGGTTGGTTTTTTTAA
- a CDS encoding DUF3352 domain-containing protein, whose amino-acid sequence MPEKRKPSLLLTLGAAGLLIGGGATAYWVFLQSQGQLENLPVGSNIIPQDALVALSISTNTQQWQQLQQFGTPQIQAQLKTNLAQLGDRLLTANGYNYQRDIQPWVGKEVSIAFLPPSIPATSNSSLPLNSDRQQSLVMVLPIADQIAAKRILEQPKPSAQGKTRQRNYKGVEIRETQGAKAQYYSAAVLDGRYLIVTDRPQATDRAIDTYKGAAASLKQTAGYTTAFEQIATKQRFAQLYVNVPVAARIAAANPSRSFSPQGLAQLQNNQGVAATINLESEGIRLKSISWRKPDSQQVFAVENNAGKMQSRLPAETLMMLSSGNLQRLWQEYAREVQSNPQAPIRPPELRKGVTSVTGLDLDQDLLSWMDGEFAVSMVPAAPKAGAPDNFALSLVFLVQTKNRNKAEQALFQLERVMRSKYQFQVQETKIKDRTVTNWIAPYGTVATRGWLDGDVAFFALGAPVAERLIPQPQSSLASAAQFQQTVPSALNATNGQFFLDVEPTVKALPLPQLFSGQQIFFDATRSIGVTSAISSDRSIRYDVFVALKKIGNRESGKES is encoded by the coding sequence ATGCCTGAAAAACGTAAACCTTCCCTTCTATTGACTTTGGGAGCTGCTGGCTTATTAATTGGTGGGGGAGCAACTGCTTACTGGGTATTCCTCCAAAGCCAAGGGCAATTAGAAAACCTGCCTGTGGGTTCTAATATTATCCCCCAAGATGCTTTGGTGGCTCTATCTATTTCTACAAATACCCAGCAGTGGCAGCAACTCCAACAGTTTGGTACGCCCCAAATTCAAGCCCAGCTCAAGACAAATTTAGCCCAGTTGGGCGATCGCCTCCTCACAGCAAACGGCTACAACTACCAGCGAGACATCCAGCCTTGGGTTGGTAAAGAAGTTAGCATTGCCTTTCTGCCACCCTCCATACCAGCGACATCAAACTCATCTTTGCCACTGAATAGCGATCGCCAGCAGTCTCTAGTTATGGTGTTGCCCATTGCCGACCAAATTGCAGCAAAGCGGATTTTAGAGCAACCCAAACCGTCTGCACAAGGTAAAACTCGCCAGCGAAACTATAAAGGCGTTGAGATTAGAGAAACTCAAGGAGCTAAAGCGCAATATTATTCAGCCGCCGTCCTAGATGGGCGTTATTTAATCGTCACAGATCGTCCGCAAGCGACGGATAGAGCGATCGACACTTATAAAGGTGCGGCTGCTTCCCTAAAGCAAACAGCAGGTTACACCACTGCTTTTGAGCAGATCGCTACCAAACAGCGTTTTGCTCAACTGTACGTCAACGTACCCGTAGCTGCGAGAATTGCTGCTGCAAATCCCAGCCGCTCGTTTTCACCCCAAGGATTAGCTCAGTTGCAAAATAACCAAGGTGTAGCTGCTACTATTAATCTGGAATCAGAAGGAATTCGCCTCAAAAGTATTTCCTGGCGCAAACCCGACAGCCAACAAGTATTCGCTGTAGAAAACAATGCGGGCAAAATGCAAAGCCGCCTACCGGCAGAAACATTAATGATGCTCTCAAGCGGCAATTTACAGCGGTTATGGCAAGAATACGCCCGAGAAGTACAATCCAATCCCCAAGCACCTATCCGTCCCCCAGAACTGCGTAAAGGTGTAACCTCAGTTACAGGACTGGATTTAGACCAAGATTTACTCAGTTGGATGGATGGTGAGTTTGCCGTATCTATGGTTCCTGCGGCTCCCAAAGCAGGTGCGCCAGATAATTTTGCCCTTTCTTTAGTATTTTTAGTCCAAACCAAAAACCGCAATAAAGCCGAACAAGCTCTATTTCAACTCGAACGGGTGATGCGGAGTAAATATCAATTTCAAGTACAAGAAACCAAAATCAAAGATCGTACCGTGACAAATTGGATTGCACCTTACGGCACAGTGGCGACTCGCGGTTGGCTGGATGGAGATGTTGCTTTCTTCGCTCTCGGCGCACCTGTAGCAGAACGGCTGATTCCTCAGCCTCAAAGCAGTTTAGCAAGTGCCGCACAATTTCAACAGACAGTTCCTTCAGCTCTGAATGCCACGAACGGTCAGTTTTTTCTCGATGTGGAACCAACAGTCAAAGCCTTGCCCCTACCGCAGCTGTTTTCCGGTCAACAAATATTCTTCGACGCTACCCGTTCCATCGGTGTTACCTCTGCTATCAGCAGCGATCGCAGTATCCGCTACGATGTCTTTGTTGCCCTGAAGAAGATCGGGAATAGGGAGTCGGGAAAAGAGAGCTGA